Proteins encoded together in one Osmia lignaria lignaria isolate PbOS001 chromosome 4, iyOsmLign1, whole genome shotgun sequence window:
- the tio gene encoding zinc finger domain-containing protein tiptop isoform X3 has translation MEGEDGVEGSGPGTDLQGEEGDCVEDDGPISPSERGCTVVAKEEEDGDATDEEDDEDASAPTPPPSAAARLNPTILRETGPPDREPMSPRCPSRDSRESSGPATGSPPPPATRSTASPVSPSGIVPLPLGSHPLLPPHSAAMMAAYLQQTHQRLLLGHSPLSRGSVSPLVSSSCSPPAATPGLLVSPSSIGEVSPSATPLPAVLDFSTRKASSTEDDEDEQILNLSKPPTPSSSTETNNGPLDLSVPSRKRPGPEDSPPPPTRKSSRLSGAAASATTAHQEVAQAATAAGFGRPPVVSPWTSPVMASHLPYFAAAVAAAATSQQQLSPKSTAGVMEHHQQLWNGKMKPPSTLDKSYQPSEATKALEKMSELSKLGGEDMFRSSSRVTAAGASAAAAAAAAAAAAAAAGNATGSTSGSRHSAWQSHWLNKGADQAKDVLKCVWCNKSFPTLAAMTTHMKEAQHCGVNTPVPGAASALHSQQGSVPNIPTSQQPHQPQTTSTSSSSGAVAAAAAAAAAAVGAGPGSGAPSNKQSPSELNLLIKETMPLPRKLVRGQDVWLGKGAEQTRQILKCMWCGQSFRSLAEMTSHMQQTQHYTNIISQEQIISWKSSDENKGGSGGSGGSGGGGGAVGGGVGGGSGGGTAVPTGAASGPHPGNATGPGSGATSSHVSAVLTCKVCDQAFSSLKELSNHMVKNSHYKEHIMRSITESGGRRRQTREKRKKSLPVRKLLELERAQNEFKNGDAATGLGHTLGKHAGRITCEKCGEKIETTIFVDHIRQCIGAGTMGANQRNFLKNALMSNHLPATLPPTESGRKSVTEDSSSVSSRHHRSPSSASDATTPGKETPTPTTGDTTGSSSPSVLNAIEKLIEKSFDSRVRHGTPGLHHAQPGAPMGTSILKRLGIDESVDYTKPLVDPQTMNLLRSYQQQHQHQQQQQHYSTSTAARRERSGSESSSVSERGSGGRTETMTPERRVDLSSVGHSDGRHSHHPRVTPDKQVAPSQNLSSVRHHPATEESGDEESSATAAATAATTVVVKKEPRDEESEERGLANEDEQSQSQPSREVFVKKEIVEECRDEEEQGSFNHRRSSLHEGSEEGREVLSPRMNPPTPRSSGQPEQLGRSPCRNSTSSPTSSDRSVTPRGTPDTKGSSSLGALSSMFDSLSGAGGGGGGGGSGTGGSGGNAASGSSSTVDSQGRKTSSHPLAALQKLCDKTETRGPSGSGSRSTSGPGTASGIGSAAGSGVGATGPGSGTTPGAILAFSWACNDAVVTADSIMKCAFCDTPFISKGAYRHHLSKMHFVKDGVIPDPLTIGRSAAAAAAAAAAAAAAAAAVSQSSSIGPSTGHASSSPPTSQRNKSPPLPQANGSPSQSAASPLEESPHSKFLKYTELAKQLSSKYV, from the exons GGGAGGACGGAGTCGAAGGCTCAGGGCCCGGCACGGACCTCCAAGGGGAGGAGGGCGATTGCGTGGAGGATGACGGCCCAATTAGCCCTAGCGAAAGGGGTTGCACGGTGGTGGCTAAAGAGGAAGAGGATGGTGATGCAACCGATGAAGAGGACGACGAGGACGCATCAGCGCCAACGCCACCCCCTTCCGCAGCCGCGAGACTGAATCCTACGATTCTAAGGGAGACGGGACCCCCGGACAG AGAGCCAATGAGTCCGCGCTGTCCCTCGAGAGATTCTAGGGAGTCGTCCGGTCCGGCAACCGGAAGTCCTCCACCGCCTGCCACGAGGAGTACCGCGAGTCCAGTCAGCCCGAGTGGTATCGTGCCATTGCCGCTCGGTAGTCATCCTCTTTTACCACCGCATTCCGCAGCCATGATGGCAGCATACCTACAACAAACCCACCAAAGGCTGCTCCTCGGCCACTCGCCACTGTCCCGAGGATCGGTGTCGCCGTTGGTTTCATCCTCGTGCTCTCCACCGGCCGCCACCCCTGGCCTGCTAGTCTCTCCAAGCAGCATCGGCGAAGTATCCCCTTCTGCCACCCCGTTACCCGCGGTCCTCGACTTTAGCACCAGAAAGGCTTCGTCGACCGAAGATGACGAGGACGAACAGATACTGAACCTGAGCAAGCCACCGACTCCTTCCTCCTCCACGGAAACGAACAACGGGCCGCTGGATCTATCGGTACCGAGCAGAAAACGACCAGGACCTGAAGACTCCCCGCCACCGCCAACTCGCAAATCGTCCAGGTTATCCGGCGCTGCCGCATCCGCCACGACGGCACACCAAGAGGTCGCGCAAGCCGCGACGGCTGCTGGTTTCGGGAGGCCGCCGGTCGTTTCGCCGTGGACGTCGCCCGTCATGGCTTCCCACTTACCCTACTTTGCTGCCGCGGTCGCGGCCGCGGCTACTAGTCAACAGCAACTTTCCCCGAAGAGTACCGCCGGTGTAATGGAGCATCACCAGCAGCTCTGGAACGGTAAGATGAAACCACCGTCGACGTTGGACAAGTCCTATCAACCGAGCGAGGCGACCAAAGCGCTCGAGAAAATGAGCGAGTTGAGCAAGCTTGGCGGCGAAGACATGTTCAGATCGAGCTCACGGGTAACGGCGGCCGGAGCGAGTGCCGCAGCCGCGGCCGCAGCtgcagctgctgctgctgcggcCGCCGGGAACGCGACCGGTTCGACGTCCGGCAGTCGGCATAGCGCTTGGCAATCGCACTGGCTGAACAAGGGCGCCGATCAGGCGAAAGACGTGCTCAAGTGCGTCTGGTGCAATAAAAGTTTCCCCACGTTAGCCGCGATGACCACACACATGAAGGAGGCGCAACATTGCGGCGTCAACACGCCCGTACCGGGTGCCGCGTCCGCGTTGCATTCCCAACAGGGTAGCGTGCCGAACATTCCGACGTCGCAACAACCCCACCAACCGCAGACAACCTCGACGAGCAGCAGCAGTGGCGCCGTGGCCGCTGCagccgcggccgcggccgcaGCGGTCGGTGCTGGTCCTGGTTCCGGCGCACCGAGCAACAAGCAGAGCCCGTCCGAGCTGAATCTGCTGATCAAGGAAACGATGCCGCTACCGAGAAAGCTGGTTCGCGGTCAGGATGTGTGGCTGGGCAAGGGAGCCGAACAGACCAGGCAGATTCTCAAGTGCATGTGGTGCGGCCAGAGTTTTCGATCCCTCGCCGAAATGACGTCGCACATGCAACAAACGCAACACTACACCAACATCATCTCCCAGGAGCAAATCATCTCGTGGAAATCATCGGACGAGAACAAGGGTGGCAGCGGTGGAAGTGGAGGAAGCGGGGGCGGCGGTGGGGCGGTTGGTGGTGGCGTgggtggtggtagtggtggcGGAACCGCGGTACCTACCGGTGCCGCTTCCGGACCACATCCAGGGAACGCAACTGGTCCCGGTTCCGGGGCAACCAGCAGCCACGTAAGTGCTGTGCTCACTTGCAAAGTTTGCGACCAGGCGTTTAGCTCCCTCAAGGAACTGAGCAATCACATGGTAAAGAACTCGCATTACAAGGAGCACATTATGCGTTCGATCACCGAGAGCGGAGGCAGGCGGCGACAAACGCGAGAGAAACGCAAGAAATCGTTGCCGGTGAGGAAACTGTTGGAACTCGAACGAGCTCAGAACGAGTTCAAAAACGGAGACGCTGCCACTGGTCTTGGCCACACTCTCGGTAAGCACGCGGGTAGAATAACGTGCGAAAAATGCGGCGAGAAGATCGAGACGACCATCTTTGTCGATCACATACGACAGTGTATCGGCGCGGGAACGATGGGGGCGAATCAACGCAACTTTTTAAAGAACGCGTTAATGTCCAACCATTTACCAGCAACCTTACCGCCGACCGAGAGCGGACGCAAGAGCGTCACCGAGGACAGTTCGTCCGTGTCCTCGAGGCACCATCGGTCACCCTCGTCGGCCAGCGACGCGACAACACCAGGTAAAGAGACCCCGACACCCACCACCGGCGATACTACCGGCAGTTCTTCTCCATCCGTTCTAAACGCCATCGAAAAGCTGATCGAAAAGAGTTTCGACTCTCGCGTCAGACACGGTACGCCCGGTTTGCATCACGCTCAACCTGGGGCCCCGATGGGCACCAGTATCCTCAAGCGATTAGGTATCGACGAAAGCGTGGACTACACGAAACCTCTGGTGGATCCTCAAACGATGAACCTCCTACGATCTTATCAACAGCAGCATCAAcatcaacaacagcagcaacattATTCCACTAGCACCGCGGCGCGGAGAGAACGCAGCGGAAGCGAGTCGAGCTCTGTGTCCGAGCGGGGCAGCGGCGGTAGAACCGAGACGATGACACCGGAGAGGCGCGTGGATCTGTCATCGGTCGGCCACTCGGACGGTAGACATTCCCATCATCCTCGCGTCACGCCGGACAAGCAAGTCGCTCCTTCGCAAAACTTGTCCTCGGTTCGTCACCATCCAGCGACGGAGGAATCCGGTGACGAAGAATCGTCCGCCACAGCAGCGGCCACGGCGGCGACCACGGTAGTCGTTAAGAAAGAACCCCGGGACGAAGAGTCGGAGGAACGGGGGTTGGCAAACGAGGACGAACAGTCGCAGTCGCAACCGAGTCGCGAGGTGTTCGTGAAGAAGGAGATCGTGGAGGAGTGTAGAGACGAGGAGGAACAAGGTTCGTTCAATCATCGACGAAGCAGCCTGCACGAAGGTTCCGAAGAGGGTCGCGAGGTATTATCGCCTCGCATGAATCCACCAACTCCGAGGTCGAGCGGACAACCGGAACAGCTGGGTCGCAGTCCTTGTAGAAACAGCACGAGTAGTCCAACGAGCAGTGACCGTTCCGTCACGCCACGCGGAACTCCAGACACCAAAGGATCGAGCAGTCTCGGAGCGCTCTCTTCCATGTTCGACAGTTTATCCGGCGctggcggtggcggcggcgggGGCGGTAGTGGGACAGGCGGAAGCGGTGGAAACGCGGCTAGTGGTTCGAGCAGCACGGTCGACTCGCAAGGCCGGAAAACCAGTAGTCATCCGTTGGCGGCTTTGCAGAAGCTTTGCGACAAGACGGAGACAAGAGGTCCGAGCGGGAGTGGGTCTAGATCGACTAGCGGTCCCGGAACTGCGTCCGGTATCGGTTCAGCGGCCGGAAGTGGTGTGGGCGCGACAGGGCCGGGATCCGGTACAACCCCGGGTGCGATTTTAGCGTTCAGCTGGGCCTGTAACGATGCCGTGGTCACCGCCGATTCGATCATGAAGTGCGCGTTTTGCGATACACCGTTTATCTCGAAGGGCGCGTATAGGCATCATTTGTCCAAGATGCATTTTGTGAAGGACGGTGTGATTCCGGACCCGTTGACGATCGGACGATCGGCggcggccgcggccgcggcgGCGGCAGCAGCAGCCGCCGCTGCAGCCGCGGTCTCTCAGAGTTCGAGCATCGGCCCGTCGACCGGTCACGCTTCTTCCTCGCCACCAACTTCCCAGCGCAACAAGTCGCCACCGCTGCCGCAGGCGAACGGCAGCCCATCTCAGTCAGCGGCCTCTCCCCTAGAGGAGAGCCCGCACTCCAAATTTCTCAAGTATACGGAGCTGGCCAAACAATTGTCCAGCAAGTACGTATAG
- the tio gene encoding zinc finger domain-containing protein tiptop isoform X4 produces the protein MSPRCPSRDSRESSGPATGSPPPPATRSTASPVSPSGIVPLPLGSHPLLPPHSAAMMAAYLQQTHQRLLLGHSPLSRGSVSPLVSSSCSPPAATPGLLVSPSSIGEVSPSATPLPAVLDFSTRKASSTEDDEDEQILNLSKPPTPSSSTETNNGPLDLSVPSRKRPGPEDSPPPPTRKSSRLSGAAASATTAHQEVAQAATAAGFGRPPVVSPWTSPVMASHLPYFAAAVAAAATSQQQLSPKSTAGVMEHHQQLWNGKMKPPSTLDKSYQPSEATKALEKMSELSKLGGEDMFRSSSRVTAAGASAAAAAAAAAAAAAAAGNATGSTSGSRHSAWQSHWLNKGADQAKDVLKCVWCNKSFPTLAAMTTHMKEAQHCGVNTPVPGAASALHSQQGSVPNIPTSQQPHQPQTTSTSSSSGAVAAAAAAAAAAVGAGPGSGAPSNKQSPSELNLLIKETMPLPRKLVRGQDVWLGKGAEQTRQILKCMWCGQSFRSLAEMTSHMQQTQHYTNIISQEQIISWKSSDENKGGSGGSGGSGGGGGAVGGGVGGGSGGGTAVPTGAASGPHPGNATGPGSGATSSHVSAVLTCKVCDQAFSSLKELSNHMVKNSHYKEHIMRSITESGGRRRQTREKRKKSLPVRKLLELERAQNEFKNGDAATGLGHTLGKHAGRITCEKCGEKIETTIFVDHIRQCIGAGTMGANQRNFLKNALMSNHLPATLPPTESGRKSVTEDSSSVSSRHHRSPSSASDATTPGKETPTPTTGDTTGSSSPSVLNAIEKLIEKSFDSRVRHGTPGLHHAQPGAPMGTSILKRLGIDESVDYTKPLVDPQTMNLLRSYQQQHQHQQQQQHYSTSTAARRERSGSESSSVSERGSGGRTETMTPERRVDLSSVGHSDGRHSHHPRVTPDKQVAPSQNLSSVRHHPATEESGDEESSATAAATAATTVVVKKEPRDEESEERGLANEDEQSQSQPSREVFVKKEIVEECRDEEEQGSFNHRRSSLHEGSEEGREVLSPRMNPPTPRSSGQPEQLGRSPCRNSTSSPTSSDRSVTPRGTPDTKGSSSLGALSSMFDSLSGAGGGGGGGGSGTGGSGGNAASGSSSTVDSQGRKTSSHPLAALQKLCDKTETRGPSGSGSRSTSGPGTASGIGSAAGSGVGATGPGSGTTPGAILAFSWACNDAVVTADSIMKCAFCDTPFISKGAYRHHLSKMHFVKDGVIPDPLTIGRSAAAAAAAAAAAAAAAAAVSQSSSIGPSTGHASSSPPTSQRNKSPPLPQANGSPSQSAASPLEESPHSKFLKYTELAKQLSSKYV, from the coding sequence ATGAGTCCGCGCTGTCCCTCGAGAGATTCTAGGGAGTCGTCCGGTCCGGCAACCGGAAGTCCTCCACCGCCTGCCACGAGGAGTACCGCGAGTCCAGTCAGCCCGAGTGGTATCGTGCCATTGCCGCTCGGTAGTCATCCTCTTTTACCACCGCATTCCGCAGCCATGATGGCAGCATACCTACAACAAACCCACCAAAGGCTGCTCCTCGGCCACTCGCCACTGTCCCGAGGATCGGTGTCGCCGTTGGTTTCATCCTCGTGCTCTCCACCGGCCGCCACCCCTGGCCTGCTAGTCTCTCCAAGCAGCATCGGCGAAGTATCCCCTTCTGCCACCCCGTTACCCGCGGTCCTCGACTTTAGCACCAGAAAGGCTTCGTCGACCGAAGATGACGAGGACGAACAGATACTGAACCTGAGCAAGCCACCGACTCCTTCCTCCTCCACGGAAACGAACAACGGGCCGCTGGATCTATCGGTACCGAGCAGAAAACGACCAGGACCTGAAGACTCCCCGCCACCGCCAACTCGCAAATCGTCCAGGTTATCCGGCGCTGCCGCATCCGCCACGACGGCACACCAAGAGGTCGCGCAAGCCGCGACGGCTGCTGGTTTCGGGAGGCCGCCGGTCGTTTCGCCGTGGACGTCGCCCGTCATGGCTTCCCACTTACCCTACTTTGCTGCCGCGGTCGCGGCCGCGGCTACTAGTCAACAGCAACTTTCCCCGAAGAGTACCGCCGGTGTAATGGAGCATCACCAGCAGCTCTGGAACGGTAAGATGAAACCACCGTCGACGTTGGACAAGTCCTATCAACCGAGCGAGGCGACCAAAGCGCTCGAGAAAATGAGCGAGTTGAGCAAGCTTGGCGGCGAAGACATGTTCAGATCGAGCTCACGGGTAACGGCGGCCGGAGCGAGTGCCGCAGCCGCGGCCGCAGCtgcagctgctgctgctgcggcCGCCGGGAACGCGACCGGTTCGACGTCCGGCAGTCGGCATAGCGCTTGGCAATCGCACTGGCTGAACAAGGGCGCCGATCAGGCGAAAGACGTGCTCAAGTGCGTCTGGTGCAATAAAAGTTTCCCCACGTTAGCCGCGATGACCACACACATGAAGGAGGCGCAACATTGCGGCGTCAACACGCCCGTACCGGGTGCCGCGTCCGCGTTGCATTCCCAACAGGGTAGCGTGCCGAACATTCCGACGTCGCAACAACCCCACCAACCGCAGACAACCTCGACGAGCAGCAGCAGTGGCGCCGTGGCCGCTGCagccgcggccgcggccgcaGCGGTCGGTGCTGGTCCTGGTTCCGGCGCACCGAGCAACAAGCAGAGCCCGTCCGAGCTGAATCTGCTGATCAAGGAAACGATGCCGCTACCGAGAAAGCTGGTTCGCGGTCAGGATGTGTGGCTGGGCAAGGGAGCCGAACAGACCAGGCAGATTCTCAAGTGCATGTGGTGCGGCCAGAGTTTTCGATCCCTCGCCGAAATGACGTCGCACATGCAACAAACGCAACACTACACCAACATCATCTCCCAGGAGCAAATCATCTCGTGGAAATCATCGGACGAGAACAAGGGTGGCAGCGGTGGAAGTGGAGGAAGCGGGGGCGGCGGTGGGGCGGTTGGTGGTGGCGTgggtggtggtagtggtggcGGAACCGCGGTACCTACCGGTGCCGCTTCCGGACCACATCCAGGGAACGCAACTGGTCCCGGTTCCGGGGCAACCAGCAGCCACGTAAGTGCTGTGCTCACTTGCAAAGTTTGCGACCAGGCGTTTAGCTCCCTCAAGGAACTGAGCAATCACATGGTAAAGAACTCGCATTACAAGGAGCACATTATGCGTTCGATCACCGAGAGCGGAGGCAGGCGGCGACAAACGCGAGAGAAACGCAAGAAATCGTTGCCGGTGAGGAAACTGTTGGAACTCGAACGAGCTCAGAACGAGTTCAAAAACGGAGACGCTGCCACTGGTCTTGGCCACACTCTCGGTAAGCACGCGGGTAGAATAACGTGCGAAAAATGCGGCGAGAAGATCGAGACGACCATCTTTGTCGATCACATACGACAGTGTATCGGCGCGGGAACGATGGGGGCGAATCAACGCAACTTTTTAAAGAACGCGTTAATGTCCAACCATTTACCAGCAACCTTACCGCCGACCGAGAGCGGACGCAAGAGCGTCACCGAGGACAGTTCGTCCGTGTCCTCGAGGCACCATCGGTCACCCTCGTCGGCCAGCGACGCGACAACACCAGGTAAAGAGACCCCGACACCCACCACCGGCGATACTACCGGCAGTTCTTCTCCATCCGTTCTAAACGCCATCGAAAAGCTGATCGAAAAGAGTTTCGACTCTCGCGTCAGACACGGTACGCCCGGTTTGCATCACGCTCAACCTGGGGCCCCGATGGGCACCAGTATCCTCAAGCGATTAGGTATCGACGAAAGCGTGGACTACACGAAACCTCTGGTGGATCCTCAAACGATGAACCTCCTACGATCTTATCAACAGCAGCATCAAcatcaacaacagcagcaacattATTCCACTAGCACCGCGGCGCGGAGAGAACGCAGCGGAAGCGAGTCGAGCTCTGTGTCCGAGCGGGGCAGCGGCGGTAGAACCGAGACGATGACACCGGAGAGGCGCGTGGATCTGTCATCGGTCGGCCACTCGGACGGTAGACATTCCCATCATCCTCGCGTCACGCCGGACAAGCAAGTCGCTCCTTCGCAAAACTTGTCCTCGGTTCGTCACCATCCAGCGACGGAGGAATCCGGTGACGAAGAATCGTCCGCCACAGCAGCGGCCACGGCGGCGACCACGGTAGTCGTTAAGAAAGAACCCCGGGACGAAGAGTCGGAGGAACGGGGGTTGGCAAACGAGGACGAACAGTCGCAGTCGCAACCGAGTCGCGAGGTGTTCGTGAAGAAGGAGATCGTGGAGGAGTGTAGAGACGAGGAGGAACAAGGTTCGTTCAATCATCGACGAAGCAGCCTGCACGAAGGTTCCGAAGAGGGTCGCGAGGTATTATCGCCTCGCATGAATCCACCAACTCCGAGGTCGAGCGGACAACCGGAACAGCTGGGTCGCAGTCCTTGTAGAAACAGCACGAGTAGTCCAACGAGCAGTGACCGTTCCGTCACGCCACGCGGAACTCCAGACACCAAAGGATCGAGCAGTCTCGGAGCGCTCTCTTCCATGTTCGACAGTTTATCCGGCGctggcggtggcggcggcgggGGCGGTAGTGGGACAGGCGGAAGCGGTGGAAACGCGGCTAGTGGTTCGAGCAGCACGGTCGACTCGCAAGGCCGGAAAACCAGTAGTCATCCGTTGGCGGCTTTGCAGAAGCTTTGCGACAAGACGGAGACAAGAGGTCCGAGCGGGAGTGGGTCTAGATCGACTAGCGGTCCCGGAACTGCGTCCGGTATCGGTTCAGCGGCCGGAAGTGGTGTGGGCGCGACAGGGCCGGGATCCGGTACAACCCCGGGTGCGATTTTAGCGTTCAGCTGGGCCTGTAACGATGCCGTGGTCACCGCCGATTCGATCATGAAGTGCGCGTTTTGCGATACACCGTTTATCTCGAAGGGCGCGTATAGGCATCATTTGTCCAAGATGCATTTTGTGAAGGACGGTGTGATTCCGGACCCGTTGACGATCGGACGATCGGCggcggccgcggccgcggcgGCGGCAGCAGCAGCCGCCGCTGCAGCCGCGGTCTCTCAGAGTTCGAGCATCGGCCCGTCGACCGGTCACGCTTCTTCCTCGCCACCAACTTCCCAGCGCAACAAGTCGCCACCGCTGCCGCAGGCGAACGGCAGCCCATCTCAGTCAGCGGCCTCTCCCCTAGAGGAGAGCCCGCACTCCAAATTTCTCAAGTATACGGAGCTGGCCAAACAATTGTCCAGCAAGTACGTATAG